The genomic DNA AGATCCGTCCTTTCCTCGAGGAAGAGCTGCGACATTCCGTTTATGACCCTGCCGCCGACGAAAAGAAAGACCTCACCGAGGATGAAATGGCCCACTTTCGCGAATGGAAGGAGACGGATGCGGAGCGCTACCGGCGGGCGGTGAGAAAAATCATCAACTACGATCTGGACATCATCGAAAACAAGGCCGACTATTTAATCTGTTTCTGGGACAACATGGCCGCTCAGAGCGGCGGGACAGCGGCGGAAATGACCGCCGCCTATCGCAAAGGGATTCCCGTCTATCTGGTGACGGAGGAGCCGCTCAGCCTGATCAGCGGATGGATGCTTGCCTGCGCCGATCGCATCTTCCGATCCCTCGAAGAGCTGAAAGCCTACTTCCAGGAGACCTACGGCCGCCAGGCGCGTCAGACCGCCTTGTGGAGCCGCTGATCCTTCATCTATGCACACTTATGATTTGGAACGTTAAAGTCTCGTTGAGGAGGAACTGATGACGACGCTTATTTTCCTGACGATTCTTGGTTTCGTTGTGGCTGGCCTGCTGTACGCTCGCATGCAGACGCGGCGGCGGCAGACGGGCGAGCTTGTGGTCTCAACGCGGAAGCTTCTCTTGATCCCCCTGGCGTTTTTCGTGGGCGGGGTTCTTTTCAATTCGGTGGTGATCATCCCGGCGGGCGAGATCGGGGTGGTGCAAGTCCTGGGCGCGGTCCGGCCGTACGTTCTGCGGGAAGGCCTCCGCACGGTGAACCCGATTGCCAATGTGATTCGCATGTCGGTTCGCACCCAGGAAGTGAAAGAGGTGGCCAGCGTGCCCAGCCAGGAAGGCCTGCTCATGCACCTGGAGACTTCGCTGCTTTTCAATCTTTCGCCGGAGCAGGCGCCCCAGGTCTTCCGCAACTACGGGCTGGGCTATCGGGAGGTGGTGGTCGCCCCCACCTTGCGGTCGGTGATCCGAGGCGTCACCGCCGAGCACGATGCCAAAGCGCTCTACACGGCTGGCCGGGAAACGGTTACCGTCGAAATCCAACGGCAACTCGACAAGGTGTTTGGCCCCGCCTTCCACGCCAGTCAAGTGCTCCTACGTGATGTCAAGCCGCCCACTTCCGTTTCCGAAGCCATCGAGCGGAAGCTGCGCGCCGAGCAGGAAGCGCAGCAGATGCAGTTCGTGCTCCAGCGCGAGAAACAGGAAGCGGAACGCAAACGCATCGAGGCCGCCGGCGTGCGCGACTTTCAAGCCATCGTTTCGCAAGGGATTACGCCGTCCTTGTTGCAATGGAAGGCCATCGAAGCGACCGAAAAGCTCGCCGCCAGCCCGAACACGAAGTTCATTTTGAGCGGCCGCGGCTTGCCGGTGCTGAGCACGATGATTGAGAAATAACCA from Candidatus Acidiferrales bacterium includes the following:
- a CDS encoding prohibitin family protein; translated protein: MTTLIFLTILGFVVAGLLYARMQTRRRQTGELVVSTRKLLLIPLAFFVGGVLFNSVVIIPAGEIGVVQVLGAVRPYVLREGLRTVNPIANVIRMSVRTQEVKEVASVPSQEGLLMHLETSLLFNLSPEQAPQVFRNYGLGYREVVVAPTLRSVIRGVTAEHDAKALYTAGRETVTVEIQRQLDKVFGPAFHASQVLLRDVKPPTSVSEAIERKLRAEQEAQQMQFVLQREKQEAERKRIEAAGVRDFQAIVSQGITPSLLQWKAIEATEKLAASPNTKFILSGRGLPVLSTMIEK
- a CDS encoding nucleoside 2-deoxyribosyltransferase, coding for MLAYLCGPIEFAPDQGKLWRRKIRPFLEEELRHSVYDPAADEKKDLTEDEMAHFREWKETDAERYRRAVRKIINYDLDIIENKADYLICFWDNMAAQSGGTAAEMTAAYRKGIPVYLVTEEPLSLISGWMLACADRIFRSLEELKAYFQETYGRQARQTALWSR